In Agromyces sp. G08B096, a genomic segment contains:
- a CDS encoding dihydrolipoamide acetyltransferase family protein, with amino-acid sequence MTRSFTMPDLGEGLTEAEIVGWLVAPGDTVTVDQPVVELESAKSVVQLPSPHAGVVERLGGDVGQVLHAGDVLLTLRETTDASVPGPTPAAQALAEPASAGPGSAAPVAAEPGIAVPTEVASEESGAVLIGYGTRASARVSKPVTAGRFGRRGGPTAGREGQGDQRPAGASAAATALLEPGRCSPVVSPIVRRLARSHGFDAAQLLGTGPEHLVLRRDVERAIAERAGGATVTTEQAAAPTSAVRPSAPSVPSATADRRVPLDRHARAAAAQFSRSRREIPEATVWLDVDASALIAARRELEGATGERFGLTALVARIAVAGLARHPALNASFDAEREELVLHGAVNLGVATQTPRGLLVPVVHGAERLSLRALRDGLAERSAQAGTGTFPPAALTGGTFTLNNYGALGVDGSAAIINHPEAAMLGIGRLVERPWVVDGRIEPRTVTELTLSFDHRVCDGAEAAAFLTFVAGCIERPISLLADL; translated from the coding sequence ATGACGCGCTCGTTCACGATGCCCGATCTCGGCGAGGGGCTCACCGAGGCCGAGATCGTCGGCTGGCTCGTCGCGCCAGGCGACACCGTCACCGTCGACCAGCCCGTCGTCGAGCTCGAGTCGGCGAAGTCCGTCGTGCAGCTCCCCTCGCCCCACGCCGGGGTCGTCGAGCGGCTGGGCGGTGACGTGGGCCAGGTGCTGCACGCCGGCGACGTGCTGCTGACGCTGCGCGAGACCACGGATGCCTCCGTCCCCGGCCCGACCCCAGCCGCTCAGGCGCTAGCCGAGCCTGCTTCCGCCGGACCGGGCTCCGCGGCGCCGGTCGCGGCGGAGCCCGGCATCGCGGTGCCGACCGAGGTCGCCTCGGAGGAATCGGGCGCGGTGCTGATCGGCTACGGAACGCGCGCGTCGGCGCGAGTCTCGAAACCCGTCACCGCGGGGCGCTTCGGCCGGCGCGGCGGCCCGACCGCCGGACGCGAGGGTCAGGGAGACCAGCGGCCCGCCGGCGCATCCGCTGCGGCGACGGCCCTCCTCGAGCCGGGTCGCTGCTCGCCGGTGGTCTCGCCCATCGTGCGCCGTCTCGCTCGATCGCACGGATTCGATGCGGCTCAGCTGCTCGGCACCGGTCCGGAGCACCTCGTCCTGCGGCGCGACGTCGAGCGCGCGATCGCCGAACGTGCCGGTGGGGCGACGGTGACGACGGAGCAAGCGGCCGCCCCGACGTCAGCGGTGCGTCCGTCTGCCCCTTCCGTGCCCTCGGCCACGGCGGATCGCCGCGTCCCGCTCGACCGGCATGCGCGCGCGGCCGCGGCGCAGTTCTCCAGGTCGCGCCGGGAAATCCCCGAGGCGACTGTCTGGCTCGACGTCGACGCGAGCGCGCTCATTGCTGCCCGCCGCGAACTCGAGGGCGCCACCGGAGAGCGCTTCGGGCTGACCGCGCTGGTGGCCCGGATCGCCGTCGCCGGGCTCGCCCGTCACCCCGCCCTGAACGCCAGCTTCGACGCCGAGCGCGAGGAGCTGGTGCTGCACGGGGCGGTGAACCTCGGCGTCGCCACGCAGACGCCGCGGGGCCTGCTCGTGCCCGTCGTGCACGGCGCGGAGCGGCTCTCGCTTCGTGCCCTCCGCGACGGGTTGGCCGAGCGCTCAGCGCAGGCGGGCACCGGGACGTTCCCGCCCGCGGCGCTCACGGGAGGAACGTTCACGCTCAACAACTACGGCGCGCTCGGCGTCGACGGTTCGGCCGCGATCATCAACCACCCCGAAGCCGCGATGCTCGGCATCGGCCGCCTCGTCGAACGACCGTGGGTCGTCGACGGACGCATCGAGCCGCGGACGGTCACCGAGCTGACGCTCTCCTTCGACCACCGGGTCTGCGACGGCGCCGAGGCGGCCGCGTTCCTCACGTTCGTGGCCGGATGCATCGAACGGCCGATCTCGCTGCTCGCCGACCTCTGA
- a CDS encoding alpha-ketoacid dehydrogenase subunit beta, which translates to MTTATGSSSTDRVAEPASAAGASVADAAPTAPITMAGALNAALRDAMAADDRVVVYGEDVGPLGGVFRVTDGLQASFGDERVWDSPLAESGIVGTAVGMAMYGMRPVVEMQFDAFAYPAFQQVVSHVAKMRNRTKGRVSLPMVIRIPCAGAIGGVEHHSDSSEAYWTATPGLTVVMPSNPADAYSMLREAIESDDPVVFMEPKSRYWAKAELQLPVRTAPMDRAQVVREGTDVTLIAYGPTVRTALEAADAGVEEGLSVEVVDLRSLSPFDDETVGASVRKTSRAAVIHEAAQFGGYGAEVAARVTERNFFHLAAPVLRVTGFDTPYPAPKLEEHWLPTADRVLAALATWEWDLA; encoded by the coding sequence ATGACCACCGCGACGGGATCCTCGTCGACCGACCGCGTCGCGGAACCCGCGTCCGCGGCGGGGGCATCCGTCGCGGATGCCGCGCCGACCGCGCCCATCACCATGGCCGGCGCCCTCAACGCCGCACTCCGCGACGCCATGGCCGCCGACGACCGCGTCGTCGTCTACGGCGAGGACGTCGGCCCCCTCGGCGGAGTGTTCCGGGTCACCGACGGGCTGCAGGCGAGCTTCGGGGACGAACGCGTCTGGGACTCGCCCCTCGCCGAGTCCGGCATCGTCGGCACGGCGGTCGGCATGGCCATGTACGGCATGCGCCCGGTGGTCGAGATGCAGTTCGACGCGTTCGCATACCCCGCGTTCCAGCAGGTCGTCTCGCACGTGGCGAAGATGCGCAACCGCACGAAGGGGCGAGTGAGCCTCCCGATGGTCATCCGCATCCCATGCGCCGGCGCGATCGGCGGCGTGGAGCACCACTCCGACTCATCGGAGGCGTACTGGACCGCCACGCCCGGCCTCACCGTCGTCATGCCGTCGAACCCGGCCGACGCGTACTCCATGCTCAGGGAGGCGATCGAGAGCGACGACCCCGTCGTCTTCATGGAGCCGAAGAGCCGCTACTGGGCGAAGGCTGAGTTGCAGCTGCCCGTGCGGACGGCCCCCATGGATCGCGCGCAGGTCGTGCGCGAGGGCACGGATGTCACGCTCATCGCGTACGGACCGACCGTCCGCACCGCCCTGGAAGCCGCGGACGCGGGCGTAGAGGAAGGGCTCTCCGTCGAGGTCGTCGACCTCCGGAGCCTCTCACCGTTCGACGACGAGACCGTCGGCGCCTCCGTTCGGAAAACCTCGCGCGCCGCCGTCATCCACGAGGCGGCCCAGTTCGGCGGCTACGGCGCGGAGGTCGCCGCCCGGGTCACCGAGCGGAACTTCTTCCACCTGGCCGCACCGGTGCTCCGGGTCACGGGCTTCGACACGCCCTACCCCGCTCCGAAGCTCGAGGAGCACTGGCTGCCGACCGCCGACCGGGTGCTCGCGGCGCTCGCAACCTGGGAATGGGATCTCGCATGA
- the pdhA gene encoding pyruvate dehydrogenase (acetyl-transferring) E1 component subunit alpha gives MSLNVEHHAARTLPAEKPLRLLDNAGHAAPAREAGGFALPAADTLLDLYRRMVVARRFDVQVTALTKQGRLATYPSAYGQEACEIGAVSALETADWLFPTYRDSIALLTRGIAPGDILTSFRGEWHNGFDQHRHRTSVQATPLATQALHAVGLAHAARLRDEPIVSLAFLGDGATSEGDAHEAFNFAAVWQTPTVFVVQNNQFAISTPLSRQTRAASFADKAVGYGMPGHRVDGNDAAAVYAVTRDAVERARSGGGPTLIEAVTYRIEPHTNSDDPTRYRASRDVEHWKRRDPIERLEKYLVSEGALAEAVRAEIADAAEELAALTRDAMSVDADLDPLELFDHVYAAPRRALQEQRAALAAELSGAER, from the coding sequence ATGAGCCTCAATGTCGAGCATCATGCCGCCCGCACCCTTCCAGCCGAGAAGCCCCTCCGGCTCCTCGACAACGCCGGTCACGCCGCCCCGGCCAGGGAAGCGGGCGGGTTCGCGCTGCCGGCTGCCGACACGCTCCTCGACCTGTACCGCCGCATGGTCGTCGCGCGCCGGTTCGACGTGCAGGTGACCGCGCTCACGAAGCAGGGCCGGCTCGCGACCTACCCCTCCGCGTACGGCCAGGAGGCGTGCGAGATCGGCGCGGTCTCGGCCCTGGAGACCGCCGACTGGCTGTTCCCCACCTACCGCGACAGCATCGCCCTGCTCACGCGGGGCATCGCGCCGGGCGACATCCTGACCTCGTTCCGGGGCGAGTGGCACAACGGGTTCGACCAGCACCGTCACCGCACGTCGGTGCAGGCCACGCCGCTCGCCACGCAAGCGCTGCACGCGGTCGGTCTCGCACACGCCGCCCGGCTCCGCGACGAGCCGATCGTCTCGCTCGCCTTCCTCGGCGACGGCGCCACGAGCGAGGGCGACGCGCACGAGGCGTTCAACTTCGCGGCGGTCTGGCAGACGCCGACCGTGTTCGTGGTGCAGAACAACCAGTTCGCCATCTCCACACCGCTCAGCCGCCAGACGAGGGCCGCCTCCTTCGCCGACAAGGCCGTCGGCTACGGGATGCCGGGGCACCGGGTCGACGGCAACGACGCGGCCGCCGTGTACGCCGTCACCCGCGACGCGGTCGAGCGCGCCCGGTCGGGCGGCGGGCCGACCCTGATCGAGGCGGTCACGTATCGCATCGAGCCGCACACGAACTCCGACGACCCGACCCGCTATCGGGCATCGCGCGACGTCGAGCACTGGAAGCGGCGGGACCCGATCGAGCGCCTCGAGAAGTACCTCGTCTCCGAGGGCGCGCTCGCCGAGGCCGTGCGGGCCGAGATCGCGGATGCCGCGGAGGAGCTCGCCGCGCTCACGCGGGACGCGATGTCGGTCGACGCCGACCTCGACCCCCTGGAGCTCTTCGACCACGTCTACGCGGCCCCGCGCCGGGCGCTGCAGGAGCAGCGGGCGGCCCTCGCCGCCGAGCTTTCGGGGGCGGAACGATGA
- a CDS encoding Lrp/AsnC family transcriptional regulator: protein MTEHAHRGEPLDPIDRRIVAELSRDGRLSVRTLAERVHISRTAAHNRLLHLQQRGVITGFGAQIDRKAIGLSISALVVVRIGDVPWEDIARKLATLPFVEKVQAVSGDIDIILTVSAPDHEQLSQAILRDIHDLPGVVSTRSHLILAEIPGRPPAQTLDIWRT from the coding sequence ATGACCGAACATGCGCACCGGGGGGAGCCGCTCGACCCCATCGATCGACGGATCGTCGCTGAGCTGAGCCGCGACGGGCGTCTTTCGGTGCGCACACTCGCCGAGCGGGTGCACATCTCCCGCACGGCCGCGCACAACCGGCTCCTGCACCTCCAGCAGCGAGGGGTCATCACGGGCTTCGGCGCGCAGATCGACCGGAAGGCGATCGGGCTCAGCATCTCGGCACTCGTCGTCGTCCGCATCGGCGACGTGCCGTGGGAGGACATCGCCCGGAAGCTCGCGACGCTGCCGTTCGTGGAGAAGGTCCAGGCGGTGTCGGGCGACATCGACATCATCCTCACCGTGAGCGCCCCCGACCACGAGCAGCTGAGCCAGGCGATCCTGCGAGACATCCACGATCTGCCGGGCGTCGTCTCGACCCGATCGCACCTGATCCTCGCCGAGATCCCGGGTCGTCCCCCGGCGCAGACCCTGGACATCTGGCGCACCTGA
- a CDS encoding oxygenase MpaB family protein produces the protein MDAAELEIFRRHAGDATLLAGGAAAILLQLADPRVARGVARHSAFRDDPLARLRGTLDYVYAVGFGDEDLARAAAREVNARHRPVRGRLEASGGRYSAFDRDAQRYVASTLLAVGLALEERLTGPLPRETADVLVRGYGPIAANLQGSPAGWPDTRAEFDAWWAERLPRLEVGRDAREVARALLDTPPLPIWMRAGLPPLRLVTAALLPEPVRAGYGFRLSRRAERAAEGWYTALRAARVALPRSVRHAPMRQALRRVARRNRDAAAEGSASWIRA, from the coding sequence ATGGATGCCGCCGAGCTCGAGATCTTCCGTCGCCACGCCGGCGACGCCACGCTGCTCGCGGGCGGCGCGGCCGCAATCCTCCTGCAGCTCGCCGACCCGCGCGTCGCACGCGGTGTCGCGAGGCACAGCGCCTTCCGTGACGACCCGCTCGCGAGGCTCCGCGGCACCCTCGACTACGTCTATGCCGTCGGCTTCGGCGACGAGGACCTCGCCCGCGCCGCCGCCCGGGAGGTGAACGCCCGGCACCGCCCGGTGCGCGGGCGGCTCGAGGCATCCGGCGGCCGGTACAGCGCGTTCGACCGGGATGCGCAGCGCTACGTCGCGTCGACCCTCCTCGCCGTCGGACTCGCGCTCGAGGAACGACTCACCGGTCCACTCCCGCGTGAGACGGCGGATGTGCTCGTCCGCGGTTACGGGCCGATCGCCGCCAACCTGCAGGGCTCGCCGGCCGGGTGGCCAGACACGCGGGCGGAGTTCGACGCGTGGTGGGCGGAGCGGCTGCCCCGGCTCGAGGTCGGACGCGACGCCCGCGAGGTCGCGCGCGCCCTCCTCGATACGCCGCCGCTGCCCATCTGGATGCGGGCCGGCCTGCCGCCGCTGCGGCTCGTGACCGCGGCGCTGCTGCCCGAGCCGGTGCGGGCGGGATACGGCTTCCGTCTGAGCCGGCGCGCCGAACGCGCCGCGGAGGGCTGGTACACCGCGCTCCGCGCCGCGCGCGTCGCGCTCCCCCGCTCCGTGCGCCACGCGCCGATGCGGCAGGCGCTCCGGCGCGTGGCGCGCCGGAATCGCGACGCGGCCGCCGAGGGCTCGGCGAGCTGGATCCGCGCATGA
- a CDS encoding glycoside hydrolase family 3 N-terminal domain-containing protein, with the protein MRAQRILGVAILAGLLGIAGCAPDPSGPTAVPSPEASTAVPRVSPAPTTDPVEARTNERLAGMSLEQKAASLLMLHAPGTDAAVLRSLAGQGIAGLILMGDNVPGTPAELAALTAAVQVDPEARLLIAVDEEGGDVQRLPWDDAAAAGDLRSQPPAAAEAAFARRGDLLAQAGIDVNFGIVADVTADPASFISDRVLGGDPASAAERVRAAVTGEQGRASSTLKHFPGHGAAPGDSHSSVPAAPLTLDEWRAGPAVPFAAGIDAGAEFVMTGHLVYSAVDPAPASLSPTWHRILREELGFDGVVVSDDMLMLQHNGLPEYADPAENAIRAVAAGTDLLLYVLPADPSTVGVSVAGLSASIAEAVRAGRIPEARLDEAAGRVLTARRLAVG; encoded by the coding sequence GTGCGTGCGCAGCGGATCCTCGGCGTCGCGATCCTCGCGGGCCTCCTCGGGATCGCCGGCTGTGCGCCGGACCCGTCCGGCCCGACGGCAGTGCCGAGCCCAGAGGCATCCACTGCGGTGCCGCGGGTCTCGCCCGCCCCGACGACGGATCCGGTCGAGGCGCGGACGAACGAGCGACTCGCGGGCATGTCGCTCGAGCAGAAGGCCGCGTCGCTGCTGATGCTGCATGCCCCTGGCACGGATGCCGCGGTCCTGCGTTCCCTCGCCGGTCAAGGCATCGCCGGACTCATCCTCATGGGCGACAACGTCCCCGGGACCCCCGCCGAGCTGGCCGCGCTCACCGCCGCCGTCCAGGTCGACCCGGAGGCGCGCCTGCTCATCGCCGTCGACGAGGAGGGCGGTGACGTGCAGCGGCTGCCGTGGGACGACGCCGCGGCCGCCGGGGACCTGCGATCGCAGCCGCCCGCTGCGGCGGAGGCCGCGTTCGCGCGTCGGGGCGACCTGCTCGCGCAGGCAGGCATCGACGTCAACTTCGGGATCGTCGCCGACGTCACCGCCGACCCTGCGTCGTTCATCAGCGATCGGGTGCTGGGCGGCGATCCCGCTTCGGCGGCGGAGCGCGTCCGCGCCGCGGTCACGGGGGAGCAGGGCCGCGCGTCCTCGACCCTCAAGCACTTCCCAGGACACGGCGCCGCCCCGGGCGACTCGCATTCGTCGGTGCCGGCCGCGCCGCTCACCCTCGACGAGTGGCGTGCGGGACCTGCCGTGCCGTTCGCCGCGGGCATCGACGCGGGCGCGGAGTTCGTCATGACCGGCCATCTCGTCTACTCCGCCGTGGACCCCGCGCCTGCGTCGCTGTCGCCGACGTGGCACCGGATCCTGCGGGAAGAGCTCGGGTTCGACGGCGTGGTGGTGTCCGACGACATGCTGATGCTCCAGCACAACGGGCTGCCCGAGTACGCCGATCCGGCGGAGAACGCGATCCGGGCGGTCGCCGCCGGGACGGACCTGCTGCTCTACGTGCTCCCGGCGGATCCGTCGACGGTCGGGGTCTCCGTGGCCGGCCTCTCGGCGTCGATCGCGGAGGCCGTCCGCGCCGGCCGCATCCCCGAGGCGCGGCTGGATGAGGCAGCCGGGCGCGTACTGACCGCGCGCCGCCTCGCCGTGGGCTGA
- a CDS encoding YceI family protein — protein sequence MTTTASTIEIPGYRVGTWTIDTAHSEVGFQIRHLMISKVKGKFERFTATFTTAENPLDSTVTASAEVASINTNEPNRDAHLRTGDFFEAETYPTIDFVSTGVRVEGGDFKVDGDLTIRGITKPVTFDFEFGGFGGDPYGNYKGGATAKAVINREDFGLTYNAALETGGVLLGDQVTITLELQAALQQ from the coding sequence ATGACCACGACCGCCTCGACCATCGAGATCCCCGGCTACCGTGTCGGCACCTGGACCATCGACACCGCGCACAGCGAGGTCGGCTTCCAGATCCGGCACCTCATGATCAGCAAGGTGAAGGGCAAGTTCGAGCGGTTCACCGCCACGTTCACGACCGCCGAGAACCCGCTCGACTCGACCGTGACGGCCTCGGCCGAGGTCGCGTCGATCAACACGAATGAGCCCAACCGCGACGCGCACCTGCGCACGGGTGACTTCTTCGAGGCCGAGACGTACCCGACGATCGACTTCGTCTCGACCGGCGTCCGCGTCGAGGGCGGCGACTTCAAGGTGGACGGCGACCTCACGATCCGCGGCATCACCAAGCCCGTCACGTTCGACTTCGAGTTCGGCGGCTTCGGCGGCGACCCGTACGGCAACTACAAGGGCGGCGCGACTGCCAAGGCCGTCATCAACCGCGAGGACTTCGGCCTCACCTACAACGCCGCGCTCGAGACCGGCGGCGTGCTCCTCGGCGACCAGGTCACCATCACTCTCGAGCTGCAGGCTGCGCTGCAGCAGTAA
- a CDS encoding winged helix DNA-binding domain-containing protein: MADRRSPARLRAARLAAHGLAGAGLPSITAAVERLGAVQAQDLGAAKWVVGARVPGSVEADVDAAIEQREIVRSWPFRGTLHLMPAALLRPVLALTAARQIQRDATRRRELGLDDETGRSARAIAERKLSGGPRSREELQAAWEAAGIATAGQRGYHLLWWLALDGVVCLGPVDGRQQRFVLLDEWLPGPREVADRDAILAELVTRYFRGHGPATEKDAAWWTGLPLGDIRAGIAAAGDALTAYDEIRTVAADSGWPADPASTAPRATGRLALGGFDEYFLGYADRSVVCPPEHAGRVVPGGNGIFRAILVDAGRVVGVWQRKDAARGATVTVEPFDDAADPAAFRGALERWARFRGVPLHDVVLAAG; encoded by the coding sequence ATGGCCGACCGTCGCTCCCCCGCCCGTCTGCGCGCCGCGCGCCTCGCCGCCCACGGCCTGGCGGGCGCGGGCCTGCCGAGCATCACCGCCGCCGTCGAGCGGCTCGGCGCCGTGCAGGCGCAAGACCTGGGCGCGGCGAAGTGGGTCGTGGGCGCTCGGGTGCCCGGGTCGGTCGAGGCGGACGTCGATGCGGCGATCGAGCAGCGCGAGATCGTGCGCTCCTGGCCGTTCCGGGGCACGCTGCACCTCATGCCCGCGGCGCTGCTGCGTCCGGTGCTCGCCCTGACGGCCGCCCGGCAGATCCAGCGCGATGCGACCAGGCGTCGGGAGCTCGGGCTCGATGACGAGACGGGGCGCTCGGCGCGCGCCATCGCCGAACGAAAGCTCAGCGGCGGCCCGCGTTCGCGGGAGGAGCTGCAGGCGGCGTGGGAGGCGGCCGGCATCGCGACGGCCGGCCAGCGGGGCTACCACCTGCTGTGGTGGCTCGCCCTCGACGGCGTCGTCTGCCTCGGCCCGGTCGACGGCCGGCAGCAGCGGTTCGTGCTCCTCGACGAGTGGCTGCCCGGCCCCCGCGAGGTCGCCGATCGAGACGCGATCCTCGCGGAGCTCGTCACGAGGTACTTCCGCGGGCACGGCCCGGCGACCGAGAAGGATGCCGCGTGGTGGACCGGCCTCCCCCTGGGCGACATCCGCGCGGGCATCGCCGCCGCCGGCGATGCGCTCACCGCCTACGACGAGATCCGCACGGTGGCGGCGGACTCGGGGTGGCCGGCCGATCCGGCGAGCACCGCGCCGCGCGCGACGGGGCGGCTGGCCCTCGGCGGCTTCGACGAGTACTTCCTCGGCTACGCCGACCGCTCGGTGGTCTGCCCGCCCGAGCATGCCGGCCGCGTGGTCCCCGGCGGCAACGGCATATTCCGGGCGATCCTCGTCGACGCCGGTCGCGTCGTCGGGGTCTGGCAGCGGAAGGACGCCGCGCGAGGCGCGACCGTCACGGTCGAGCCGTTCGATGACGCGGCTGATCCCGCGGCCTTCCGCGGGGCGCTCGAACGCTGGGCGCGCTTCCGGGGCGTGCCCCTGCACGATGTCGTCTTGGCAGCGGGCTGA
- a CDS encoding ABC-F family ATP-binding cassette domain-containing protein, translated as MLAVHDLEIRVGARLLMEQVDFRVSAGDKIGLVGRNGAGKTTLTKTLAGETLPTGGRIDRSGEIGYLPQDPRSGDPEMLARTRILDARGLGSLVLGMREASEQMGSTDPAVAEKAMKRYGTLTDRFTALGGYAAEAEAASIASNLNLPDRILDQPLKTLSGGQRRRIELARILFSDAETMILDEPTNHLDADSVVWLREFLKAYRGGVIVISHDVELVGEVVNRVFYLDANRSVIDIYNMGWKHYLRQRAADEERRKKERANAEKKAGALQLQAAKFGAKASKAAAAHQMVARAEKLLAGLEEVRAVDRVAKLRFPTPAPCGRTPITATDLSKSYGSLEIFTAVDLAIDRGSKVVIIGLNGAGKTTLLRILAGVDQPDTGVVEAGHGLRVGYYAQEHETLDVQRSVLENMVSASPNLTETEARKVLGSFLFTGDDVRKPAGVLSGGEKTRLALAMIVVSGANVLLLDEPTNNLDPASRAEILDALAHYEGSVVLVSHDPGAVEALNPERVLIMPDGVEDHWSAEYQELIELA; from the coding sequence GTGCTCGCCGTCCACGATCTCGAGATCCGCGTGGGCGCCCGCCTGCTCATGGAGCAGGTGGACTTCCGCGTCTCCGCGGGCGACAAGATCGGACTCGTCGGCCGGAACGGCGCGGGCAAGACGACGCTGACCAAGACGCTCGCGGGCGAGACGCTGCCGACCGGCGGCCGCATCGACCGCTCGGGCGAGATCGGCTATCTCCCGCAGGATCCCCGGTCGGGCGACCCCGAGATGCTCGCGCGCACGCGCATCCTCGACGCCCGCGGACTCGGCTCCCTCGTGCTCGGCATGCGCGAGGCATCCGAGCAGATGGGGTCGACCGACCCGGCGGTCGCCGAGAAGGCGATGAAGCGCTACGGCACGCTCACCGACCGGTTCACCGCGCTCGGCGGGTACGCCGCCGAAGCCGAGGCCGCCTCGATCGCCTCGAACCTGAACCTGCCCGACCGTATCCTCGACCAGCCGCTGAAGACACTCTCCGGCGGGCAGCGGCGTCGCATCGAGCTCGCGCGCATCCTCTTCTCCGACGCCGAGACGATGATCCTCGACGAGCCGACCAACCACCTCGACGCCGACTCGGTCGTCTGGCTCCGCGAGTTCCTGAAGGCGTACCGGGGCGGCGTCATCGTGATCAGCCACGACGTCGAACTCGTGGGCGAGGTGGTCAACCGGGTGTTCTACCTCGACGCCAACCGGTCGGTCATCGACATCTACAACATGGGCTGGAAGCACTACCTGCGCCAGCGCGCGGCCGACGAGGAGCGGCGGAAGAAGGAGCGGGCGAACGCCGAGAAGAAGGCCGGCGCCCTGCAGCTGCAGGCGGCGAAGTTCGGCGCGAAGGCCTCCAAGGCGGCCGCGGCGCACCAGATGGTCGCGCGCGCCGAGAAGCTGCTCGCCGGACTCGAGGAGGTCCGCGCCGTCGACCGCGTCGCGAAGCTGCGCTTCCCGACCCCCGCGCCCTGCGGCCGCACGCCCATCACCGCCACCGACCTCTCGAAGAGCTACGGCTCGCTGGAGATCTTCACGGCCGTCGACCTCGCGATCGACCGCGGGTCGAAGGTCGTGATCATCGGCCTGAACGGCGCCGGCAAGACCACGCTGCTGCGGATCCTCGCGGGAGTCGACCAGCCTGATACCGGGGTCGTCGAGGCCGGGCACGGGCTGCGGGTCGGGTACTACGCGCAGGAGCACGAGACCCTCGACGTGCAGCGCTCGGTGCTGGAGAACATGGTCAGCGCGTCCCCGAACCTCACGGAGACCGAGGCGCGCAAGGTGCTCGGCTCGTTCCTCTTCACCGGCGATGACGTCCGCAAGCCGGCCGGCGTGCTCTCCGGCGGCGAGAAGACGCGGCTCGCGCTCGCGATGATCGTGGTCTCCGGGGCGAACGTGCTGCTGCTCGACGAGCCCACCAACAACCTCGACCCGGCGAGCCGCGCCGAGATCCTCGACGCGCTCGCCCACTACGAGGGATCAGTGGTGCTCGTCTCGCACGACCCCGGCGCGGTCGAAGCCCTGAATCCGGAGCGCGTGCTGATCATGCCCGACGGCGTCGAAGACCACTGGAGCGCCGAGTACCAGGAGCTCATCGAACTGGCCTAA
- a CDS encoding SURF1 family protein encodes MSRWSFLRSPRWAGYLALVIVFAIACCALGTWQLNRRAEALTEVARIDANYDADAVPVAEALPDPGGFDADQRWQVVSLSGRYLPDEEVVVRNRPFGGASGFEVVTPFRLDDGTVFFVDRGWIPQASDGRPSEYAPAPAGPVEIEARLKAGEGTISGRTASGDELATIDLDELADRVGGPSYTGAYGLLVQQGADADEPPMAAARPIRDEGPHLSYALQWFVFALLGFIGLGWAANQERKALAEASGVDAPRDRAPRPKRVPRERSDADVEDQILDEQALDRR; translated from the coding sequence ATGAGCCGCTGGTCGTTCCTGCGATCGCCGCGGTGGGCCGGATACCTCGCCCTCGTCATCGTCTTCGCGATCGCGTGCTGCGCGCTCGGCACCTGGCAGCTGAACCGCCGGGCCGAAGCGCTCACCGAGGTCGCCCGGATCGACGCGAACTACGACGCGGACGCCGTGCCGGTCGCCGAGGCGCTGCCCGACCCCGGCGGGTTCGACGCCGACCAGCGCTGGCAGGTCGTCTCGCTGTCAGGACGGTACCTGCCCGACGAGGAGGTCGTGGTCCGCAACCGGCCGTTCGGCGGCGCCTCGGGATTCGAGGTGGTGACTCCGTTCCGCCTCGACGACGGGACGGTCTTCTTCGTCGATCGCGGGTGGATCCCGCAGGCCTCCGACGGCCGGCCGAGCGAATACGCCCCCGCGCCCGCGGGCCCGGTCGAGATCGAGGCCCGGCTGAAGGCCGGCGAAGGCACGATCTCGGGGCGCACCGCCTCGGGCGACGAGCTCGCGACCATCGATCTCGACGAGCTCGCCGACCGCGTCGGCGGCCCGAGCTACACCGGGGCGTACGGCCTCCTCGTCCAGCAGGGCGCCGACGCCGATGAGCCGCCGATGGCCGCCGCGCGCCCGATCCGCGACGAGGGACCGCACCTCTCCTACGCGCTGCAGTGGTTCGTGTTCGCACTGCTCGGGTTCATCGGCCTCGGCTGGGCGGCCAACCAGGAGCGCAAGGCCCTCGCCGAGGCATCCGGAGTCGATGCGCCCCGCGATCGCGCGCCGAGACCCAAGCGGGTCCCTCGGGAACGCAGCGACGCCGACGTCGAGGACCAGATCCTCGACGAGCAGGCGCTCGACCGGCGCTGA